One part of the Augochlora pura isolate Apur16 chromosome 3, APUR_v2.2.1, whole genome shotgun sequence genome encodes these proteins:
- the Raga-b gene encoding ras-related GTP binding A/B — MKKKVLLMGKSGSGKTSMRSIIFANYIARDTRRLGATIDVEHSHVRFLGNLVLNLWDCGGQEAFMENYFASQRDNIFRNVEVLIYVFDVESRELDKDMHYYQSCLEAILQNSPEAKIFCLVHKMDLLQEDQRDVIFREREEDLRRLSLPLECTCFRTSIWDETLYRAWSSIVYMLIPNVKELEQSLKQFTNIIDADEVLLFERATFLVISYCQRQHHRDVHRFEKVSNIIKQFKLSCSKLAAQFQSMEVRNTNFAAFIDVFTSNTYVMVIMSDPAIPSAATLINIRNARKHFEKLERASQSSALSR, encoded by the exons atgaagaagaag GTCCTGTTAATGGGTAAAAGTGGCTCTGGAAAGACCAGTATGCGTAGcattatttttgcaaactATATTGCTCGTGATACTCGTCGACTTGGAGCAACAA TTGATGTGGAACATAGTCATGTACGATTTCTTGGTAATTTGGTATTAAATCTTTGGGACTGTGGCGGCCAGGAAgcatttatggaaaattattttgcatcaCAACGGGATAATATATTCAGGAATGTCGAAGTTTTAATCTATGTATTCGATGTTGAGTCAAGAGAATTGGATAAAGATATGCATTATTATCAAAGTTGTTTAGAAGCCATACTGCAAAACAGTCCAGAAGCAAAAATATTCTGTCTAGTACATAAGATGGATTTGCTTCAAGAAGATCAGCGTGATGTGATAtttagggagagagaggaggactTAAGAAGACTTAGTTTACCCCTCGAATGTACTTGTTTTAGAACTAGTATATGGGATGAAACTTTATATAG gGCATGGTCTTCTATTGTGTATATGTTGATTCCCAATGTGAAAGAACTTGAACAAagtttgaaacaatttacaaatattattgatGCTGATGAAGTCCTATTGTTTGAAAGAGCAACATTTTTGGTAATAAGTTATTGTCAGAGGCAACATCATAGAGATGTTCATAGATTTGAAAAggtttcaaatataataaaacaattcaagtTAAGTTGTAG caAATTAGCGGCACAATTCCAAAGTATGGAAGTTAGAAATACCAATTTTGCGGCATTTATTGATGTATTTACGTCGAATACATACGTAATGGTCATTATGTCGGATCCTGCAATTC cATCGGCGGCAACGCTAATTAATATCCGCAATGCTCGAaagcatttcgaaaaattagaaCGTGCTAGCCAAAGCTCGGCTTTGAGTAGATAG
- the Cahbeta gene encoding carbonic anhydrase beta isoform X1, with the protein MDRIIKGIMNYRKWHRDGMVKQFQQVRDHPEPKAVFFTCMDSRMIPTRFTETNVGDMFVVRNAGNVVPHSQHFPDELTMCEPAALELGCVVNSIRHVIVCGHSDCKAMNLLYALRDEEFASKANRRISPLRAWLCAHASSSLAKFQHLEVTGYHQPIIFQAETPLRKFVAYIDPENKFSIEDKLSQVNTLQQLQNVASYGFLKKRLERHDLHIHALWFDIYTGDIYYFSRGNKRFVEINELTETPLLAEIKKYYS; encoded by the exons ATGGATAGAATAATCAAAGGAATCatgaattatagaaaatggCATAGAGACGGAATGGTGAAGCAATTTCAACAAGTTCGAGATCATCCTGAG CCAAAAGCAGTATTCTTTACCTGCATGGACTCCCGGATGATCCcaactagatttacggaaacGAACGTTGGGGACATGTTTGTCG tTCGAAATGCCGGTAACGTCGTGCCTCATTCCCAGCATTTTCCGGACGAGCTGACGATGTGCGAGCCCGCGGCTTTAGAACTTGGCTGCGTGGTAAACAGCATAAGGCATGTTATAGTTTGTGGACACAGCGATTGTAAAGCTATGAATTTGTTGTATGCTTTACGGGATGAAGAGTTTGCTTCTAAG GCGAACAGAAGGATATCACCGCTAAGAGCATGGCTATGCGCGCACGCTAGTAGCAGTTTAGCAAAATTTCAGCACCTTGAAGTAACTGGCTACCATCAGcctataatttttcaagctGAAACACCGTTGCGGAAGTTTGTAGCTTATATCGAtccagaaaataaatttagtatagAAGACAAATTATCTCAA gtgAATACTCTGCAACAACTGCAAAACGTAGCTTCCTACGGGTTTTTGAAGAAGCGACTGGAAAGACATGATCTGCATATTCACGCCTTGTGGTTTGATATTTACACTGGCGACATTTACTATTTCAGCAGAGGGAACAAACGATTCGTGGAGATAAATGAATTGACAGAAACGCCATTGCTcgctgaaattaaaaaatattattcgtag
- the Cahbeta gene encoding carbonic anhydrase beta isoform X2 has protein sequence MDRIIKGIMNYRKWHRDGMVKQFQQVRDHPEPKAVFFTCMDSRMIPTRFTETNVGDMFVVRNAGNVVPHSQHFPDELTMCEPAALELGCVVNSIRHVIVCGHSDCKAMNLLYALRDEEFASKANRRISPLRAWLCAHASSSLAKFQHLEVTGYHQPIIFQAETPLRK, from the exons ATGGATAGAATAATCAAAGGAATCatgaattatagaaaatggCATAGAGACGGAATGGTGAAGCAATTTCAACAAGTTCGAGATCATCCTGAG CCAAAAGCAGTATTCTTTACCTGCATGGACTCCCGGATGATCCcaactagatttacggaaacGAACGTTGGGGACATGTTTGTCG tTCGAAATGCCGGTAACGTCGTGCCTCATTCCCAGCATTTTCCGGACGAGCTGACGATGTGCGAGCCCGCGGCTTTAGAACTTGGCTGCGTGGTAAACAGCATAAGGCATGTTATAGTTTGTGGACACAGCGATTGTAAAGCTATGAATTTGTTGTATGCTTTACGGGATGAAGAGTTTGCTTCTAAG GCGAACAGAAGGATATCACCGCTAAGAGCATGGCTATGCGCGCACGCTAGTAGCAGTTTAGCAAAATTTCAGCACCTTGAAGTAACTGGCTACCATCAGcctataatttttcaagctGAAACACCGTTGCGGAA gtgA
- the Cahbeta gene encoding carbonic anhydrase beta isoform X3: protein MDRIIKGIMNYRKWHRDGMVKQFQQVRDHPEPKAVFFTCMDSRMIPTRFTETNVGDMFVVRNAGNVVPHSQHFPDELTMCEPAALELGCVVNSIRHVIVCGHSDCKAMNLLYALRDEEFASKCYSKRDSESYCPFQE, encoded by the exons ATGGATAGAATAATCAAAGGAATCatgaattatagaaaatggCATAGAGACGGAATGGTGAAGCAATTTCAACAAGTTCGAGATCATCCTGAG CCAAAAGCAGTATTCTTTACCTGCATGGACTCCCGGATGATCCcaactagatttacggaaacGAACGTTGGGGACATGTTTGTCG tTCGAAATGCCGGTAACGTCGTGCCTCATTCCCAGCATTTTCCGGACGAGCTGACGATGTGCGAGCCCGCGGCTTTAGAACTTGGCTGCGTGGTAAACAGCATAAGGCATGTTATAGTTTGTGGACACAGCGATTGTAAAGCTATGAATTTGTTGTATGCTTTACGGGATGAAGAGTTTGCTTCTAAG tgtTATTCTAAAAGAGATTCGGAATCATATTGCCCTTTCCAGGAATAA